The genomic DNA CCGTACGAAGCGCCAGGCGCTTGTATTCCCGAACCATGGCTTTCTCATCATCCGGGGTGGGATAAGGTAATGAGACATGAGGCGTGCCCAGATAGGAGTGGATTTTGACACCGTACTCCAGGGCGGTGGCAATGGCATCATCGCAGGCTTTGATGCGGCCCGCATCCAGGGTCATCTCCCCGCCTTTCAGACTTTCGTCTCCCAGCACAAAAACATTCTTTTCAGCGCCGTCACGCCAGTTGTAATGACGGATAACGTCCTCCGCAGCAGGCGCCACATCTTCCTGAGCGGGGTTCCCCTCTTTGACATACTCTCTGCCTTTCAGGGCGGACGGGTTAGCACCAGCCTCGCTCGTCAGGAACTGACGGACCGTTTTATTAAATTTGGTGCCGGCAAAAACGCCTTCGATACCCAGAAAATCAGTTCGTAAATCCGAAGGGCAGGCTTTTCTGGCCTCCTCAATGGCGCTCTCAAGTTTTGCACAGAGCGCTTCCGCTTCATCCTTCATTGAAAGACTGCTGTCGATGATGAAAACCAAATCAACTTTTTTATTGTCCATAATGCTCATATCAGGGGCTCCATTAACGTTCATTTTTGTTTTCCAGTGAACCGGCAGGGAAGGCAGTGGATGGCATGTTGCCTCCCTGCGGGCATTTCAACCGAGCACAACAAACCTGACGTCATAGCCTCCCGTATTATTGGCGTATTCAGACGCAACATTTGTATCGTTAAAAATGAATGAAATTTCGCCATCAGCAGGGACTTCCCAGTCGCTACCACCGCTTCCGATACCGTAAATATGCTCACCCGCTTTGATCAGTAATTTCCCCGCCAGTGCTTCTGGCAGGACAAAAGTGGGATCCGGTTTTTGCGCTGACGGATGCTGGCTGTCGCCGTCAGGTCCAAAGCTGCGACCGCGGCTGTCATACTGAGCGGTACCGGCAGCAATCAGCATCACCTTGTCCCCTTTGCTCACGGATACGCCGGTGTGGGTCCAGTCACTGCGTGTTGCGGGAACATGACCTTTCCAGTCCGCCTTTTGAGCCGCCGCTTTCTTTTCGTCTTCAGCGATATACACAACCGCGCTGAAAGCGCCGCTGTTGTCGCGATGTGAAGAGTCACTGACCACGAGAATCAGCTCGCCGTCT from Enterobacter ludwigii includes the following:
- a CDS encoding LecA/PA-IL family lectin; amino-acid sequence: MTVSPAWSGNIDATADTGINTGLKLKAGQKISIIAEGWIKYGKEDYALASPYGRLKEGFVLRNDKVLKARFSASGKSYDVGSGVYQWSVPEDGELILVVSDSSHRDNSGAFSAVVYIAEDEKKAAAQKADWKGHVPATRSDWTHTGVSVSKGDKVMLIAAGTAQYDSRGRSFGPDGDSQHPSAQKPDPTFVLPEALAGKLLIKAGEHIYGIGSGGSDWEVPADGEISFIFNDTNVASEYANNTGGYDVRFVVLG